CTGTCGTAGCCGAGCGCGACGTCGCCGAGCTTCCCCGTGCGGTCGGGGGTCTCGATGGAGGTGACGATCCCGCCGTAGGTCGTCGCGCGCACCACCAGCCCGTGCGCGTTGGTGAGCGTGAAGAGGTCCACGGCCTCACCGGCCGGCGTGGTGCCGAAATCCGATCGGGTCACGCGCGCTCCTTGCTGGGTTGAGGACGCCGGCTCCGGCGGCGCGGCCACCAGCTGCGCGATCTCGCCCGCCGCCTCGGGAGGAAGCTTCACGACGGCGCGGTCGTAGGTCATCAGCCCGTTGACCTCGAGCTCGACGTCCGTGGTCTGGGTGTACACCGCCGCCGCCAGGCCGTCCCGCACCAGCGGGCGCAGTCGCGCCAGGAGCGCGCGCCAGGCCGACCACAGCGAGTCGGTCGTGCCGAAGCGGCGGTAGCCCCACGCGCCCCGCTCGATCCACAGGTGGCCGGCCAGCGGCAGGCCGAGCCCGCCGAATTCCCCGAGCACCGCGGCACGGCGCGCCTCGAGCGCCGGCATCGCGGGGCCCGGGTAGTCGTGCACGTCCATCACGTCGCCCACCCGCCGGTCGGTCCAGCCGCTGGCGTCGTCCACCAGGCGCGAAGGGTCGTGCGCCTTGAGCCAGGCGACGGTCCGCTCCGTGTCGTGCTGGCCCCACCCCTCGTTGAACGGCACCCACATCACGATCGAGGGATGGTTGCGCAGCGCGTCCACGACGTGCTCGAGCTCCGCGGCGAACTCCGCGCGGCCCGCATCGGTGTCGTTGTCCCCGCTGGGCATGTCCTGCCAGACCAGGAGGCCGAGCGAATCGCAGTCGTAGTACCAGCGCTCGGGCTCCACCTTCACGTGCTTGCGGATCAGGTTGAAGCCGAGCCCGCGCAGCGTGACGAGGTCGAAGCGCCGGGCGTCCTCGGTCGGCGCGGTGTAGATGCCGTCGGGCCAGAACCCCTGGTCGAGGGTGCCGAGCTCGAACAGCGGCTGGCCGTTGAGGAACAGCCGGTTGACGCCGGCGCCGTCCGCGGAGACCGCGATCTTCCGCATCCCGAAGTAGCTCCGCACGGCGTCGCCGCCCGAGAGCCGCACCGCCAGGCCGTACAGGAACGGATGTCCGGGCGACCAGAGCCGCGGCCGGGCGATGGGGAGGGTCACGGCGCTGTCGGCCGGGACACCGGCGACCGCGACCGGCCGGGCGCCGTCGAGCACGGTCACCGTCATGTGCGTCGCGGCCGTGCCGCCCTCCACCGTGACCCGCAGGCGCACCGCGCCGGCGTCCACGTCCGGCGTGACCACCAGGCCGGCCACGTGCTCGCGGAGTACGGGCTCCAGCCACACCGTCTGCCAGATGCCGGTGACGGCGGTGTACCAGATGCTCCGCGGACGGAGGACCTGCTTGCCGCGCGGCTGCGGGCCCCGGTCGGTGGGATCCCATGCACTCACCACCAGGTCCTGCGCGGCGCCCGGCTTGAGGGCGCCCGTGACGTCGAGGGTGAACGGATCGTAGCCGCCGCGGTGCTCGCCGACCTGCCGGCCGTTGAGGTACACCGCGGCATCCCAGTCGACGGCGCCGAAGTGCAGCAGCAGGTGTCCGCCGCGCGCGAGGCGGGGCGCTCGGAAGGTGCGATGATACCAGAGCCGGCTGCTGTCCCCGACCGCGCGGCGCACCCGGCTCAGCTGCGACTCGATGGGGAAGGGCACCAGGATCCTTCCGTCCCACGCGGAGGGCTGCGGCGCGTCCTTCGCCGCGAGCGCGTAGTCCCACAGCCCGTTGAGGTTCTGCCACGCGGCCCGCACCAGCTGCGGGCGCGGGTACTCGGGCAGCACGTGCTCCGGCGTGACCTCGCGGGCCCAGCGCGTCTGGAGCGCGGGCAGCGTGTCCTGGGCGCGGAGCTGCGCGGCGCGCGCGCCGCCCGCGAGGGCGAGGATGGCGAGCGCGAGCGGCGCCCGCGCGGTGTGGAAGTTCGTCATGGCAGGGTGTCCCGGACCATCAGCTCGGTGACGCCGGCAACTGCCGGCAGATCGTGCTCGAACACGACGCGGATCTTCTCGGTCTCGACGGGCGCGATCAGGACCGTGTTGAGCGCCCAGGTCTCGGGGCGGGCCGGCGTCTGCATCCTCACGCGGGCATCCGACCAGCCGCGCCCATCCCAATACTGCACCGTATAGCGCCGCGGCGCCTTCACGCCGCCGCTGTCGCCCCACAGGTAGAGGTCCACCGCCCGCACCGTGCGTCGCGCGCCGAAGGCGATCTCGACCCAGTCGCTCCGGTGCGGCGACCCGTACGCCGTCCAGCGATTGTGGGACGCGCGGGTGAAGGCGATCCGGCCGTCGTTCACCTCGGCGACGCTGTCGAAGCGCGACGTGAAGGACGCCGACGCGCGAGGGAAGCCGCGGCCGGTCGGGTTGTACGCGAGGTCGTGCACCGGCGCCGTCGGCGCCGGCAGGGGCAACGGCACGTGGGCCCACGCCTCCAGCTCCGTGAGGCCGCTCGTCGCCCCGGGCCGATGGGTGAGCACCAGCCGGATGCGCGGCGTCCGGATCCGCCGAAACTCCACCACGTTGGCGCGGTGGCCTGTGGCCCGCGCGGGGGTGCGCTGCTGGCCGGCAATCCGCACCCATCGTGATCCCCGCCACTGCTCGACGTCGTAGCGGAGTGGCGCGCGCACGGCGCCGCCGTCGTCCACGAAGTACAGCGCGAGGCGATCCACCGGTCGCGCGATCCCGAAGTCGAGGACGATCCAGTCGCTCGTGTTGCCGGAACCGGCCGGGGTCCAGCGGTTGGCCGGCGCCGCGTCGTACCAGTAGTTGCCGTCGTTGGCGTAGAACGGCGGCGTGGTGGGCGCGCTGAAGGAGGCCGTGAGTCGCGGGTACGGCGTGCCGTCGTTGTTCACGGCCAGGTTGACCGGTCGTTCCACCGCCGGAAGTGGCCGTCCCGGTCCCAGCGGTGCCGCGAGGCGCCCCAGGCGCGGCGCGGCGGCTACGCGCCGGCCGTCCACGAACAGCAGCAGGCCGCGCCCGCGGTGGTAGCGGCTGCCGTCCCGGTCCCAGATCACGGCCACGCGGTGCCCGTGATAGGCGACGGCGTCGAGCGCGAAGTAGGGCCACGCGTCGGGCGCGAGCGGCCGGACCTCGAGCGTGTCGTCGGCGCGCGGCCGCAGACCCACCAGCCCCGTGATCACCAGGTCCACGTACCCGGAGTGGAAGTAGTGCTCGCTGTGGTAGAACGAGTTGGCGCCCTCCCATGAGCCGTTGTCCGGGTCGGCCGATTCGGCGATGTACGGCCGGCCGTGCCAGCGCTGGTCCAGCGTGTAGGTCGTGAAGAGGCGGAAGTAGTCGGCCTTGGTGACGACGGCCTGGTGGTAGTCGTCCAGCAGATTGGCCATCGCGACCAGCGTCTGGGTGGTCGCGTACGGCCACTCGTTCCCGCTCCACCAGCAGCACTGCGGCGATACGTAGAACAGCGGGTCGTGGCGCTCCGCCGTGGTGGGCCCCCGCGCCGAGAAGAAGAACGAGCTGTCCATCAGGAAGCGCCACGCCGACTCGTAGCCGGAGTCCGGCAGGTCGAACTGCCAGGGGACGAACCCGATCTCCTCTCGGCCGTGCGGGTCCCCCGCCCGCGGGCCCGACTCCCAGGTCCGGGTGCCGGCGCGGATGCCGCCCTTCTCGTCGTGCGCGAACTCCTCGAAGAAGAAGGACCGCGCGGGGTCCCACAGCCGGTCCTCGACCCGGCGCCTGAGGTCTGCGGCCCGCGCAGCGAACTCGCGCGCCACGCCGCTGTCGCCGAGCAAGGCCGACGCACGCGCGATGGCCCGCTCGTCGGCGAAGACGTAACTGTTCAGCGTGGGCCGGTAGCCGTCCGCGCCCGAGAAGACGTCCGCGGTCTGCCGGCTGTCGATGTTGAGCTCCATCCCGTCGTGCATGCCCGCCCAGTGGTAGAGGCGGTGCGCCGGATCCCAGTGCTCCGCATCCCATCCGGCCACCTGGGCGCGCATGTGCGGCAGCATCGCGCGCAGGAATGCGGTGTCGGGCTGAACCAGGAACAGCGCCCACACCGCGTCGCCGTACCAGTTGCTGTAGCTTCGCGGCTGCGCTCCCGGCGTCTCGAACCAGTAGCGGGCGTAGTCCTGCGCGTAGCGCCGGTTCGCGAGCCAGCGCGCCTCGTAGAGTTGATGCCCCAACGGGCAGCTGATCGCGCCGTAGGCCCCCGACCAGAAGGGCCGGTCGAGAAACTCCGTGAAGCTGTAGCCGGAGGCAGGGGCGCCGTAGGTGAGGTGCCGGGTCAGGAGGTCCCAGCGGTAGTAGTACGTCGCGTCGATCGCGGAGTCGGGCGACTCGAACGCCGGGATGTTGGCCGCGAACCAGTCCCAGTCCCGGTTGCCCAGGGCCTGACGCTCGAGCAGCGCCCTCGCATCGAGGATCGGCGCGCCGCCGCGCGAGCAGGCCGCGAGTCCGAGTGCGAGAGCGAGCCGCAGGG
This Gemmatimonadales bacterium DNA region includes the following protein-coding sequences:
- a CDS encoding discoidin domain-containing protein — its product is MFARHPSLRLALALGLAACSRGGAPILDARALLERQALGNRDWDWFAANIPAFESPDSAIDATYYYRWDLLTRHLTYGAPASGYSFTEFLDRPFWSGAYGAISCPLGHQLYEARWLANRRYAQDYARYWFETPGAQPRSYSNWYGDAVWALFLVQPDTAFLRAMLPHMRAQVAGWDAEHWDPAHRLYHWAGMHDGMELNIDSRQTADVFSGADGYRPTLNSYVFADERAIARASALLGDSGVAREFAARAADLRRRVEDRLWDPARSFFFEEFAHDEKGGIRAGTRTWESGPRAGDPHGREEIGFVPWQFDLPDSGYESAWRFLMDSSFFFSARGPTTAERHDPLFYVSPQCCWWSGNEWPYATTQTLVAMANLLDDYHQAVVTKADYFRLFTTYTLDQRWHGRPYIAESADPDNGSWEGANSFYHSEHYFHSGYVDLVITGLVGLRPRADDTLEVRPLAPDAWPYFALDAVAYHGHRVAVIWDRDGSRYHRGRGLLLFVDGRRVAAAPRLGRLAAPLGPGRPLPAVERPVNLAVNNDGTPYPRLTASFSAPTTPPFYANDGNYWYDAAPANRWTPAGSGNTSDWIVLDFGIARPVDRLALYFVDDGGAVRAPLRYDVEQWRGSRWVRIAGQQRTPARATGHRANVVEFRRIRTPRIRLVLTHRPGATSGLTELEAWAHVPLPLPAPTAPVHDLAYNPTGRGFPRASASFTSRFDSVAEVNDGRIAFTRASHNRWTAYGSPHRSDWVEIAFGARRTVRAVDLYLWGDSGGVKAPRRYTVQYWDGRGWSDARVRMQTPARPETWALNTVLIAPVETEKIRVVFEHDLPAVAGVTELMVRDTLP
- a CDS encoding galactose-1-epimerase, which translates into the protein MTNFHTARAPLALAILALAGGARAAQLRAQDTLPALQTRWAREVTPEHVLPEYPRPQLVRAAWQNLNGLWDYALAAKDAPQPSAWDGRILVPFPIESQLSRVRRAVGDSSRLWYHRTFRAPRLARGGHLLLHFGAVDWDAAVYLNGRQVGEHRGGYDPFTLDVTGALKPGAAQDLVVSAWDPTDRGPQPRGKQVLRPRSIWYTAVTGIWQTVWLEPVLREHVAGLVVTPDVDAGAVRLRVTVEGGTAATHMTVTVLDGARPVAVAGVPADSAVTLPIARPRLWSPGHPFLYGLAVRLSGGDAVRSYFGMRKIAVSADGAGVNRLFLNGQPLFELGTLDQGFWPDGIYTAPTEDARRFDLVTLRGLGFNLIRKHVKVEPERWYYDCDSLGLLVWQDMPSGDNDTDAGRAEFAAELEHVVDALRNHPSIVMWVPFNEGWGQHDTERTVAWLKAHDPSRLVDDASGWTDRRVGDVMDVHDYPGPAMPALEARRAAVLGEFGGLGLPLAGHLWIERGAWGYRRFGTTDSLWSAWRALLARLRPLVRDGLAAAVYTQTTDVELEVNGLMTYDRAVVKLPPEAAGEIAQLVAAPPEPASSTQQGARVTRSDFGTTPAGEAVDLFTLTNAHGLVVRATTYGGIVTSIETPDRTGKLGDVALGYDSLAGYLRATPYFGAIVGRYGNRIARAQFTLDGTTYHLPANDGPNTLHGGTVGFDKVVWEAEPFWGDSGVGVAFSRTSPDGDQGFPGRLEVRVTYTLTNRDELVVEYHATTDKATPVNLTQHTYFNLAGDGSGDVLRHVMWINADRYTPVDSTLIPTGALEPVAGTPFDFTTPTAIGARIAQADEQLRRARGYDHNFVLNRQGPVLVHAARVVEPTTGRTLDVFTTEPGLQFYTGNFLDGSITGKGGHVYRHRNGFCLETQHYPDSPNQAAFPTTILRPGEVYRSRTVFAFGVSP